ATGTGTAGTCAAGCTAAATAAGGCGTTATATGGTCTAAAACAGAGTCCTAAAGAATGGAATGATCATCTAAGACAATACTTGAATGGAATTGGACTGAAAGATAACTCTTATACTCCGGGATTATACCAAACCGAGGATAAAAATCTAATGATTGCAGTCTATGTTGATGACTGCGTAATTGCGGCAAGCAATGAACAGAGATTGGATGAATTCataaacaaattgaaaagtaatTTTGAACTGAAAATTACAGGAACATTAATAGATGATGTACTCGATACAGATATATTAGGAATGGATCTAGTATACAACAAAAGACTTGGTACTATCGATTTAACATTAAAATCATTCATAAATAGAATGgataaaaaatacaacgaggaattgaaaaagattagaaaaagttcaattCCGCATATGTCAACTTATAAAATAGATCCTAAGAAAGACGTACTGCAAATGTCAGAAGAAGAGTTTAGACAAGGTGTTCTAAAGCTACAACAATTACTAGGTGAACTAAACTATGTCAGACACAAATGCAGATACGACATTAATTTTGCTGTTAAGAAAGTGGCTAGACTAGTAAATTACCCACATGAAAGAGTCTTTTATATgatttacaaaataatCCAGTACTTGGTTCGGTATAAAGATATTGGAATACACTATGACCGAGACTGTAATAAAGACAAGAAGGTTATTGCTATAACTGATGCATCAGTTGGATCAGAATATGATGCTCAATCAAGGATTGGAGTTATATTATGGTACGGtatgaatatttttaatgtttATTCTAACAAGAGCACAAACAGATGTGTATCATCAACAGAAGCAGAGCTTCATGCCATTTATGAAGGCTATGCAGACTCAGAAACGTTGAAGGTAACATTAAAGGAGCTAGGAGAAGGAGACAATAATGACATTGTCATGATCACTGACTCAAAGCCAGCCATTCAAGGATTAAATCGCAGCTATCAACAACCAAAAGAGAAATTCACTTGGATAAAAACtgaaataataaaagaaaaaattaaagagaAGAGTATAAAACTGTTAAAAATTACCGGCAAAGGTAATATTGCTGATTTACTAACAAAACCAGTATCAGCATCtgattttaaaagatttatACAagtattaaaaaataaaataacaTCACAGGATATTTTGGCCTCAACAGACTATTGATAATTAATTAATGAAGTTCTAAACACACAATGAATATCTGTTGAAGTACAATAATATATCTTTAAGGGAGCATGTTGGAACGAGAGTAATTAATAGTGACATGAGTTGCTATGGTAACAATCTAATGCTTACATCGTATATTAATGTACAACTCGTATACGTTTAAGTGTGATTGCGCCTATTGCAGAAGGAATGTTAAACGAGAAGCTCAGACAATACTGAAGCTGTGTTAAAGACCTATTAGTTGAACATGATATGGTAGGTACATATATGAGGAATATGAGTCGTCACATCAATGTATAGTAACTACCGGAACcactattatattggtcATGATTAATATGACCAATCGGCGTGTGTTTTATATACCTCTCTTATTTAGTATAAGAAGATCAGTACTcacttcttcattaatactAATTTTTTACCTCTAATTATCAACACATACTGTAGAGtgggtgaattttgagataattgttgggattccatttttagtaaggcaataatattaggtatgtagaatatactagaagttctcctcgaggatttaggaatccataaaagggaatctgcaattctacacaattctataaatattattatcatcgttttatatgttaatattcattgatcctattacattatcaatccttgcgtttcagcttccactaatttagatgactatttctcatcatttgcgtcatcttctaacaccgtatatgataatatactagtaacgtaaatactagttagtagatgatagttgatttttattccaacatatATGATAGctgatttttattccaacaatttaTACGCTTGGGTGGATATCTAGGCAAGAAGGGCCTTGTGTTTTCTCAATATTATGGTACATCACAAATAAAATTGAGCAGCGATATGTTCCGAACACATGCCGTTACCTGATGGAATGAGAAATAGGTCTATTCTATCGATCTTTATCTATATTACTGGTATATTATGATGTATGACGTAAAAAGATGTAGCAAAGAATGGCAAAAGctatcaaaaatttaatgaaacctaaaacgcaaggattgacAGTGATGTAATAATGAACGAGGGCATATTGAAGTTTAAGATTTAGTTTAGTGACACTGCTTAGGCAAAATACTATTCTAAAACAGATATGATTTTCGTTCACGATGCAAAAGGTTTATATAAGTTATTTAAtagtaaataaaaaaacatgCAGACGCATAAGTCACCATTGACTCATGCTTATTATTATATCcaatgatttatttttttttgttttcgttgATATCGCGGGCATCTTAACTCTTCTGGTCATAACTGGGGGGATGTGTGACGATTATAAAAGTTTTTGGGCTcagtaattttttgccGCCTTGTAGTGCTGTCCAGGTCCTCTTTATTTAGGTTAACAATTCCGGCTACATTATTTGCTGTAATTCTAGCATTGCGGTTTATGCCAACAGCagccatttttttgagtAAGTCATCTGGGCTTTCTGCATCCTTGCTTGAGTGAAATTCTTTCGACACCGCCCTAAACAGTCCGCCCAACGTGGTACTGTTTGCTTTACGTAATGAATGAGCATCGTCTGTGTATGCTGGAGACGAGGCGGGAGCGTTATGAGGAAAAGTATCCTGTGTCGTTCTAGGTAATATCGGAGGCGTCACTTCCCTAGAAGATACATTTTCAGCAAGATGGgtaattattttttctagCCTGGTACCTGgtttattttccaaaatattataaccaccatttttttcgtaCTCCTTTTGCTCACGATCTTCTTCAGTTTTCACTAGCCTTAACAGGTTATCAtcctccttttttttattcttcacGTACGCGGAGTTATGTGTTTCGGCTCTTCTTAAGAAAAGCTCATTTTCCTTAGGGTCGTAAGTTGCATCTTCAATcgttttttctctttctagCGGTTCCCCCATTCCCCTTACAGGAAAGACACCAGGCGGCGATCTCAAACTGTGGCGCTTGTTAATACGGTGCCTGTTAATAGATTTGATCGAGTGATTGTGAGGCAGATTGTGAGGCAACCCCAGGTGTGGAGATCTTGTCGTAGAGTTACTTTTAGGTATGAATTGTACGGGTTCTCCCAAGTCCGATTCCATTGTAACATTGTCGGAAGTTATAACTGATGAAGGTATGGATCGAAGCGAATTTAGACTTCTGCCGGTGAAATAGCTCGAGTTATCGTGATTTGTATTATAAATGCTTGCAAAGCCCTTTTCAGTAAGGTTTTCAAGATCTTCACCGGTTTCAGTTGCATCATCGTCACactcatttttttgtattcttACAACTCTTGAATCCATATTCAGTTCTGGTTGCTCATCTCTTGCTTCGTATTCTGGTAAAGATAATCTCTTTCTATCACGTTCCACAACCACCAAATGTAAGTAGAAGGGAACGACTGCACTAAAAAAGAGTCCTCCAACGATGTTACCTAAAGAAGCGGGAATTAGTAGTTTCCATATATATTTACCCACTGAAACATTTGCACCGTTAAGCATTGCAATGAAAGATGCAGACATATCTCCGACTACATGTGTAAATCCGATACCAATAAAGTCAATGATAGGGAATGACATTAGAATAAACTTCACATGAATAGGTTTTGCCATTAACTGTAAATATATGGctaaacaaacaaaaaaattgcacGCTATTCCTTTTAAAAAGGTTTGGACGAATGAAtatgaaactttttgttCTATGATTTGCCGTGAGCCTATTATCCAAAGCTTCTGAGAACTAATACCAGAAAGATGACCAAAAAGATATGAAACAAAAAGTGAGCCAGCAATATTACCTAACCAACTGACAACCCACGAAATCATCAAATCATAGATAGTTACTGCTTTTCTCAGAACTCCAACGGAGAAAAATAGGATATTAGAGTTGAAGAGGTCAGCACCCATCATTACTACATAGAATAGTCCCATGGCGAAATTAACACCAGTAATAAGATTCACAATACCCGGGTTTCGTGCGACTATGTCAGGATCTTCGGAATATACCGCTACCAATAGGAACGAACCACTACTAAACAGAACGCCACCAAGTATGGAATTTATTAGCAATGTATCTAGTTGCAGTCTTGCTTTCTTCATTGCAGTGGCCACCACCGCTAATGCAGTTTCATGTGGTGTAAGATAGTTTGAGTCGTCAACCATTTTTTCTAACAATGCCTTTAGAAAATCCTTTCCGTCACTGTTCCATGAAATAATCTTGTTAGtttatgaaaataaaaaacttcACTCAACTGGAAAATTCTAGAAGACGAGAGAGGATGTTATATCGGTAGGAATTTCTCGTATATGTGGGAAATAAGAAACAAGCGTAATTCTCTCAGCTGAACAAGAACTGACTCCCatggtatttttttttttctacttcttttcttttccctGAATTTGCGGGATAATATAGTTCGTGCACTAAGGACAATATTACGgatatttccaaaattggATAATACCTCTCCTTCGTTACATAGAACGCAGACAGATGTTCGTGTAATGGTACCCGACACTCGATGAGactttgttatttttatacGCCTGAAATTAGGAAGAATTTGAGTTGGTTTCAATATTCCTCAGTTTTAAGCAAAACTGTTGTCGTGATTTATTTAAATTTCGTTAATGAAGTTGTGAATTAGAGTGGGATGTGTTATAAAATGTCCAAATATACACGATAAGATatatgaaaagaatttttatGCCAGTCACAACTGTGTATATACTTTGTCGATAATAAGGTGTACCCTGCTTGCTACGTTTACTTTTGTTTATCATCTTCAGTTACGTCCAAATTTACGGTTTCTTTGCTATCGTTATTGTCGTCACAATTGTTTGTCTTATTAATATGCTCGTTGTCGTTATCGTCGtcattatcttcatcaGCATCCATGTTCTCAGCTACTTTCTTCAATCTTGCTAACTTGACTAGCGGGGCCAATGAGGAATTGGCTTCAGCTATCTCCGTGATATATTCATCATGAAGCAATTCCGTAGCGCTTGCTCTATCTTCGGGCTCCACACATAAACACCAatcaaggaattttttcaagctTGACGATAGATTCTCGGGTTCCTTTAACTTGGGTGTACCATTTGTAGCAATTAAATACAGTGCTCTTAGCGGGGTTTCATTTAAATATGGAGGCTCCCCCTCGATCATTTCAATGATCATGATACCCAACGACCAGATATCTACTTTTGGGCCATATTCTTTCCTAGAAACCACTTCAGGCGCCATCCAATAAGGCGTTCCCACCATAGTAGTTCTTTTCAAGTTCAATTCATTGATTTGAGCGCAAAAACCGAAATCCGTTAACTTAATATCCCCTTCCATGGACAATAGGATGTTATCGGATTTGATATCTCTGTGAAGAACACCTTTAGAATGTAAAAATTCCAACCCACTCAAAGTTTCTCTACAAACGGCACCAATTTGACCTTCTGTCAAAATACAATGGGTGACCACATCAGTTAAGGAGCCACCTTCCATGTATTCCATAATGACCCAAAGGTCGCCTTTTAAAACGTAAGaatcaatgaaattaaCTATATTAGGGTGTTTGCTACCCTTCATGACCAGAATCTCATTGATGATTAGCTCCTTTTTTGGTTGCTTTTCGAGATTCATTTGCTTAATGGCCACTGAGACATTCGTACCTATTTCATAAGCAGTATAAACACCACCTGATGCACCTTGACCAATTTTTACTAAATTGGCATATTTTGTACTTGGGTCACCGTCTGAGCAAATTTCGTTCAATTTGGCATATAGTTGTTTTTTACGTCTTTCCCTTTCCtctctctttttctcatttaATTCTTTAGACAAGCTTCTTGCTTGAGCTGGCTTCGAAGTAGGTGTCGTTACCGTCTCTTGCGCCGGCGCTTTTGGCGATTGAGCAACTTGCTGTGGTGTGTGAGCTGTGGAGATGATTGGAGACGTTTTGGATTTGGTTGGAGGTATTGGTGGTAGTGGCTGctcctctttttttaaagtgGCATTTCTTGATATTGAGGACCTGTTTGGGCTGGTCCTGTTCGGAGTTGTAGGTGCATGAGTCTGCTTCAAGGGCGAAACATTGGCGGCAGAATTCATGACGGGTGATTTTATAATTGGAGCTGAAGCGGACG
This genomic interval from Saccharomyces cerevisiae S288C chromosome VIII, complete sequence contains the following:
- a CDS encoding uncharacterized protein (hypothetical protein; may be involved in the uptake of chloride ions; does not appear to be involved in monocarboxylic acid transport; green fluorescent protein (GFP)-fusion protein localizes to the vacuole), producing MVDDSNYLTPHETALAVVATAMKKARLQLDTLLINSILGGVLFSSGSFLLVAVYSEDPDIVARNPGIVNLITGVNFAMGLFYVVMMGADLFNSNILFFSVGVLRKAVTIYDLMISWVVSWLGNIAGSLFVSYLFGHLSGISSQKLWIIGSRQIIEQKVSYSFVQTFLKGIACNFFVCLAIYLQLMAKPIHVKFILMSFPIIDFIGIGFTHVVGDMSASFIAMLNGANVSVGKYIWKLLIPASLGNIVGGLFFSAVVPFYLHLVVVERDRKRLSLPEYEARDEQPELNMDSRVVRIQKNECDDDATETGEDLENLTEKGFASIYNTNHDNSSYFTGRSLNSLRSIPSSVITSDNVTMESDLGEPVQFIPKSNSTTRSPHLGLPHNLPHNHSIKSINRHRINKRHSLRSPPGVFPVRGMGEPLEREKTIEDATYDPKENELFLRRAETHNSAYVKNKKKEDDNLLRLVKTEEDREQKEYEKNGGYNILENKPGTRLEKIITHLAENVSSREVTPPILPRTTQDTFPHNAPASSPAYTDDAHSLRKANSTTLGGLFRAVSKEFHSSKDAESPDDLLKKMAAVGINRNARITANNVAGIVNLNKEDLDSTTRRQKITEPKNFYNRHTSPQL